In Acidaminococcus timonensis, one DNA window encodes the following:
- the leuS gene encoding leucine--tRNA ligase, translating into MFEEKYEPHEIEARWQKYWADHKTYKVENDDPRPKSYVLEMFPYPSGNLHMGHVRNYSIGDVVARFRTMRGFNVLHPIGFDSFGMPAENAAIKHHIPPAKWTMENIANMTRQLKELGLSYDWDRQVTTCKEEYYKWTQWFFELMYKRGLAVKKEASVNWCNTCGTVLANEQVEDGKCWRCHQPVEKKQLSQWFFKITDYAEQLLDDLDKLKGWPDRVKTMQRNWIGRSEGLEFGFDVPSLHKKLMVYTTRPDTIYGVTFVVIPPEHPMVEELLKDNPKKVELEAFCNKVKNTSDIERTSSESEKLGMYTGVDCIHPLTGEKVQIWITNYVLVDYGTGAVMGVPTGDHRDWMFATKYGIRKILTLQPKDHELKLEEMTDAYEDKDGVLVNAGQFTGMEMHKAMKAIIDYMEEKGLGKRRVNYRLRDWLISRQRYWGCPIPVVYCPHCGEVLVPEKDLPVKLPTDVKFDAGASSPLATSESFVNCTCPKCGGPAKRELDTMDTFLCSSWYYLRYTDPHNDKAPFSEEAVNHWMPVDQYIGGIEHAILHLLYSRFFMKVLHDAGLVDADEPFTNLLTQGMVIKDGAKMSKSLGNVVSPEEIVGKFGADTARLFIMFAAPVERELEWSDKGVEGSFRFLNRVWRLVYHFKDVLAKKVTSYDTKNLNEQDKELRHILHTSVKKVTEDIDNRFNFNTAISTLMELVNALYAYKDKAETVNDGLIYEAISKLLLMLAPFTPHITEELWHDAMGSETSIHKEAWPTYDPEAIKVDEVEVLIQVNGKGKDRIMTAPDISRDELGKLALEQPEVKAAIGDRKVLKVIAVPGRLVNIVAK; encoded by the coding sequence AGGTGGAGAACGATGATCCCCGGCCCAAATCCTATGTGCTGGAAATGTTCCCCTATCCGTCCGGTAATCTGCACATGGGGCATGTGCGGAACTACTCCATCGGGGATGTAGTGGCCCGCTTCCGCACCATGCGGGGCTTCAACGTGCTGCACCCCATCGGCTTCGACTCCTTCGGGATGCCGGCTGAAAATGCGGCCATCAAGCACCATATCCCGCCTGCCAAATGGACCATGGAAAATATCGCCAACATGACCCGGCAGCTGAAGGAACTGGGGCTTTCCTACGATTGGGACCGTCAGGTGACCACCTGCAAGGAAGAATACTACAAATGGACCCAGTGGTTCTTTGAACTGATGTACAAACGGGGCCTGGCCGTGAAGAAGGAAGCTTCCGTGAACTGGTGCAATACCTGCGGGACTGTACTGGCCAACGAACAGGTGGAAGACGGCAAATGCTGGCGCTGCCATCAGCCTGTAGAGAAAAAACAGCTGAGCCAGTGGTTCTTCAAGATCACCGACTATGCCGAACAGTTGCTGGATGACCTGGACAAGCTGAAGGGCTGGCCTGATCGGGTCAAGACCATGCAGCGCAACTGGATCGGCCGCAGCGAAGGCCTGGAATTCGGCTTCGACGTACCCAGCCTGCACAAGAAACTGATGGTGTACACCACCCGTCCGGATACCATCTATGGCGTCACCTTCGTGGTTATTCCGCCGGAACATCCCATGGTGGAGGAATTGCTGAAGGACAACCCGAAGAAAGTAGAACTGGAAGCCTTCTGCAACAAAGTGAAGAATACCTCCGATATCGAACGGACCTCCAGTGAATCGGAAAAACTGGGCATGTACACCGGGGTAGACTGCATCCATCCCCTGACCGGCGAAAAGGTGCAGATCTGGATCACCAACTATGTACTGGTGGACTACGGGACCGGCGCCGTCATGGGCGTGCCCACCGGCGACCATCGTGACTGGATGTTCGCAACCAAATATGGCATCAGGAAGATCCTGACCCTGCAGCCCAAGGACCATGAACTGAAGCTGGAGGAAATGACCGACGCCTACGAAGACAAGGACGGCGTACTGGTCAACGCCGGTCAGTTCACGGGCATGGAAATGCACAAGGCCATGAAAGCCATCATCGACTACATGGAAGAAAAGGGCCTGGGCAAACGCCGGGTGAACTACCGTCTGCGTGACTGGCTGATCAGCCGGCAGCGGTACTGGGGCTGCCCGATCCCTGTGGTGTACTGCCCTCACTGCGGCGAAGTGCTGGTACCGGAAAAAGACCTGCCGGTGAAGCTGCCCACGGACGTGAAATTCGATGCAGGCGCCAGCTCCCCGCTGGCCACCAGCGAAAGCTTCGTAAACTGCACCTGCCCGAAATGCGGCGGCCCGGCCAAACGGGAACTGGACACCATGGATACCTTCCTGTGCTCTTCCTGGTACTATCTGCGTTATACCGATCCCCATAACGACAAGGCACCGTTCAGCGAAGAGGCTGTGAACCACTGGATGCCGGTAGATCAGTACATCGGCGGCATCGAACACGCCATCCTGCATCTGCTGTATTCCCGGTTCTTCATGAAGGTGCTGCATGACGCCGGTCTGGTAGATGCTGACGAACCCTTCACCAACCTGCTGACCCAGGGCATGGTGATCAAGGACGGGGCCAAGATGAGTAAATCTCTGGGCAACGTGGTGTCTCCGGAAGAAATCGTGGGCAAGTTCGGGGCCGATACCGCCCGTCTGTTCATTATGTTCGCCGCTCCTGTGGAACGGGAACTGGAATGGAGCGACAAGGGTGTGGAAGGATCCTTCCGGTTCCTGAATCGGGTATGGCGCCTGGTGTACCACTTCAAGGATGTACTGGCCAAAAAGGTGACCAGCTACGACACGAAGAACCTGAACGAACAGGACAAGGAACTGCGTCATATCCTCCATACCAGCGTGAAGAAGGTGACCGAGGACATCGACAACCGGTTCAACTTCAACACGGCCATTTCCACGCTCATGGAACTGGTGAATGCCCTGTACGCCTACAAGGACAAGGCCGAAACTGTGAACGACGGGCTGATCTACGAAGCCATCTCCAAGCTGCTGCTGATGCTGGCTCCGTTCACGCCGCACATCACGGAAGAACTGTGGCATGACGCCATGGGCAGTGAGACCAGCATCCACAAGGAAGCCTGGCCCACCTACGATCCGGAAGCCATCAAGGTGGACGAGGTGGAAGTGTTGATCCAGGTGAACGGCAAGGGCAAGGACCGGATCATGACCGCTCCGGATATCAGCCGGGATGAACTGGGCAAACTGGCCCTGGAACAGCCGGAAGTGAAGGCTGCCATCGGAGATAGGAAAGTCCTGAAGGTCATTGCCGTACCGGGACGTCTGGTGAATATCGTAGCAAAATAA
- a CDS encoding DNA internalization-related competence protein ComEC/Rec2: protein MSPVLEAGVAFAVGIAAGLRQPVPWWAWGLASGICGGMLLWLYRSQKGRNSWQIGCFLLIFCLGGLRSSVTTTAQERMALLVERKVLLTGRVVPGSVREERTGSLSFLLEEKRGRVRVFVRKAGKFRPKQGTVEVQGTFQAPDGFYNPGTPAPETRAAIAGEGGSLETVGGDCRVVDRAPVWQDRVFALGEILRSQLRQALGPEDSALLEGMLLGGSRGIPAERLRLFTRCGLSHLLSVSGSHVALLLGLFAGGAAFLPLPRKMGALLVALLLVSYGILCGLRASVCRALLLGLGALWGRVHRKRASSTAFLGLGLLLLPAWHPWWVWDPGFQLSFAAAGGLLLLRRPVEEKLAVWLPQPLARGLSVPLGAQILGLPFLIHHFHMLSLVSLLANVLLVPLLSLCLAFGAAGAMLSALGLSFPGRLLLVGAGQLLGISLWGGEWLARLPGTHWVSGQVPLWVWPLYLLLVLALLEQGWFRPERPRLRRAGILASGLALCLLLVAHHFRPRTFSAYFLDVGQGDCAVVVTPERQVFVFDTGGLSGHFDPGEKILVPFLRYLGTDQVDAVFLSHGHHDHAGGLAGLLRWMPVAAIYLPLENPSKDVEKALHLVQRKNTSKIVYKMQTNQKIGKKKSIIKIVEAPKLEEKGGTGNENSAIVRMSCDGHSFLFTGDAPAEVEELAAQKPIQSDVLKVSHHGSRTSSSEVFLKTVRPRLAVVSAGRRNSFGHPHRETIEKLETHKIPLVRTDQVGAVKIVFDGATPIWYSYRWQRDSF, encoded by the coding sequence ATGTCACCTGTACTGGAGGCAGGAGTGGCTTTTGCCGTGGGGATTGCTGCCGGTCTGAGGCAGCCGGTCCCCTGGTGGGCGTGGGGCCTGGCCTCGGGAATCTGCGGGGGAATGCTGCTCTGGCTCTACAGAAGCCAGAAGGGCAGGAACAGCTGGCAGATCGGCTGTTTCCTGCTGATCTTCTGTCTGGGAGGACTGCGGTCTTCCGTGACTACGACGGCCCAGGAGCGGATGGCTCTGCTGGTGGAGCGGAAGGTCCTTCTGACTGGCCGGGTGGTGCCCGGTTCAGTCCGGGAGGAGCGGACTGGTTCTCTTTCTTTCCTGTTGGAGGAAAAACGGGGAAGGGTGCGGGTCTTTGTCCGTAAGGCAGGGAAGTTCCGGCCAAAGCAGGGAACAGTGGAAGTGCAGGGGACATTCCAGGCTCCAGACGGTTTCTACAATCCGGGCACGCCGGCCCCGGAAACCAGGGCGGCCATTGCCGGGGAAGGAGGCAGTCTGGAGACGGTGGGAGGGGACTGCCGGGTGGTGGACAGGGCGCCCGTCTGGCAGGATCGGGTCTTTGCGCTGGGAGAAATCCTGCGCAGCCAGTTGCGCCAGGCCCTGGGTCCTGAGGACAGCGCCCTTCTGGAAGGGATGCTGCTGGGAGGCAGCAGGGGCATACCGGCGGAACGGTTACGGCTTTTTACCCGCTGCGGGCTCAGCCATCTGCTTTCTGTTTCCGGCAGCCATGTAGCCCTGCTTTTGGGCCTTTTTGCCGGAGGAGCGGCTTTCCTGCCGCTGCCCCGGAAGATGGGCGCTCTGCTGGTGGCCCTTCTGCTGGTCTCCTATGGCATCCTGTGCGGCCTGCGGGCCTCTGTGTGCCGGGCCCTGCTTTTGGGGCTGGGTGCCCTGTGGGGCCGGGTGCACCGGAAACGGGCCAGCAGTACGGCCTTCCTGGGTCTGGGATTGCTGCTGCTCCCTGCCTGGCATCCCTGGTGGGTGTGGGATCCGGGATTCCAGCTTTCTTTTGCGGCCGCCGGGGGGCTGCTGCTGCTGCGCCGTCCTGTTGAAGAGAAACTGGCGGTATGGCTGCCTCAGCCTCTGGCCCGGGGCCTTTCTGTACCTCTGGGGGCCCAGATCCTGGGGCTTCCTTTTCTGATCCACCATTTCCACATGCTGTCCCTGGTGTCGCTGCTGGCCAATGTGCTGCTGGTGCCTCTGCTTTCTCTCTGCCTGGCCTTTGGTGCGGCAGGTGCCATGCTGAGTGCCCTGGGGCTTTCCTTTCCGGGGCGGCTGCTGCTGGTGGGGGCAGGGCAGCTGCTGGGGATTTCGCTTTGGGGTGGAGAGTGGCTCGCCCGATTGCCCGGGACCCACTGGGTTTCGGGCCAGGTGCCCCTGTGGGTGTGGCCCCTGTACCTGCTCCTGGTGCTGGCGCTGCTGGAACAGGGCTGGTTCAGACCGGAGCGGCCCCGGCTGCGGCGGGCCGGAATCCTGGCCTCAGGGTTGGCCCTTTGTCTCCTGCTGGTTGCCCACCATTTCCGGCCCCGGACTTTCTCGGCCTATTTCCTGGACGTGGGACAGGGGGATTGTGCTGTGGTGGTCACCCCGGAGCGGCAGGTCTTTGTGTTCGATACAGGGGGACTCAGCGGGCATTTTGATCCCGGAGAAAAAATTTTGGTGCCGTTTTTGCGCTACCTGGGGACGGATCAGGTAGATGCTGTTTTCCTCAGCCACGGGCACCATGACCATGCAGGAGGACTGGCGGGACTCCTGCGCTGGATGCCGGTTGCGGCCATCTATCTGCCTCTGGAAAATCCTAGTAAAGACGTAGAAAAAGCGTTACATCTGGTACAAAGAAAGAACACCAGCAAAATTGTATACAAAATGCAAACAAACCAGAAAATAGGCAAAAAAAAGAGTATAATAAAAATCGTAGAAGCACCGAAGTTGGAAGAGAAAGGAGGAACAGGGAACGAGAACTCTGCCATCGTACGTATGAGCTGTGATGGCCACAGTTTTCTCTTTACCGGGGATGCTCCGGCGGAAGTGGAGGAACTGGCGGCCCAAAAGCCCATCCAGAGTGATGTGCTCAAGGTATCCCATCACGGTTCCAGGACTTCTTCGTCGGAAGTCTTCCTGAAGACTGTACGGCCGCGTCTGGCCGTGGTATCCGCCGGCAGGCGGAATTCCTTCGGTCATCCCCATAGGGAGACAATTGAGAAACTGGAGACTCATAAGATTCCCCTGGTCCGAACGGATCAGGTGGGCGCAGTGAAAATCGTTTTTGACGGAGCTACCCCAATATGGTATAGTTATCGTTGGCAACGAGATTCTTTCTAG
- a CDS encoding ComEA family DNA-binding protein produces MMDPWERKKWLVVLGIVLCCAAGGLWQSQSRVPETTAGQAEAQVAVPHPEKKARATIYISGAVQSPGLYQVEPGIRYQEALEVAGGATEEADLTRVNLAKKCKDGSQVNVPFLKKGSRRTRGNSGTTPVSGGSGGGSAGDETFEKASPGPVPGGKVNLNTADEVQLTTIPGIGPALARRIIQYRQQKPFQKVEDLQQVSGIGPAKFRRLADQVEV; encoded by the coding sequence ATGATGGATCCCTGGGAGAGAAAAAAGTGGCTGGTGGTACTGGGTATCGTGCTCTGCTGTGCTGCAGGCGGCCTGTGGCAGAGCCAGAGCAGGGTCCCTGAAACCACTGCCGGACAGGCGGAGGCACAGGTAGCAGTGCCCCATCCGGAGAAAAAAGCCAGAGCCACCATCTACATCAGCGGAGCGGTGCAGAGTCCGGGTCTGTACCAGGTGGAGCCGGGCATCCGGTACCAGGAGGCCCTGGAGGTGGCGGGAGGCGCCACGGAAGAAGCGGACCTCACCCGGGTGAATCTGGCCAAAAAGTGTAAGGACGGCAGCCAGGTGAACGTACCGTTTTTGAAGAAGGGCAGCCGACGGACCCGTGGAAACAGCGGAACGACACCTGTTTCAGGTGGCAGCGGAGGCGGGTCAGCGGGAGACGAAACCTTTGAGAAGGCTTCTCCAGGCCCTGTCCCTGGGGGAAAAGTGAACCTGAACACGGCGGACGAAGTCCAATTGACCACGATTCCCGGGATCGGGCCTGCCCTGGCCCGGCGGATCATCCAGTACAGACAGCAGAAACCCTTCCAGAAAGTGGAGGACCTGCAGCAGGTATCGGGAATCGGACCGGCCAAATTCCGGCGCCTGGCAGACCAGGTGGAGGTGTAG